The following nucleotide sequence is from Kiritimatiella glycovorans.
GCCGTTTTCCACATCGATGACCACCTCGGGGCGCGGACGCAGCCGCCGGAGGGCGGCCTGCGCTTTCATGTAGATGGTGTATTTGCCCCCGACGCGGCGGAAGCTGATCCCGTCGTGCACCTCCTCCGCCGGCGCGCCCCGGACCCGCGCGGCCAGCCAGTCGACGCTATGCCCCTGCGCCGCCCAGCGTTTCGCCTGTTCGTGGAGATACACCTCCGACCCCCCGGCCTGGGGATGCCGGAAACACCGCCAGTTGAGGACGGCGATCTTCACGATCGTGCTTCCTTCTGCAGTATGCGCTTTCCGCGTCCGCCGAACATCGAGATCATAAGGAAGGCGATCGACAGCCACCCCCCTGCCGCCACACAGGCGATCATCTGACGAGGAGTCTCATGGAAAGCGAAAAGGGCCATCAGATAACCCGTCACGAGCGGAAGCAGGCCGAGCGTGCGGCCGGTCAGATGACGCGCCCAGAGGTACTTGGACACGATACCGACCAAGCTGATGGGAAGCGCAGCCCAGACGTAGAGGCGGGCGCAGTCGAGATAGGCGCCGCCGTCGATGCCGTACATCAGGCGCATGGGAACGGCGGGGACAAGCGCGATCAGCACGGCGGCCGCGAGTGAACTCAGGAGCGCGAACAGAAAAGGCGCAAAGAAGATGGCCCGCCGCGCAGAGGTCACCGCACGGGGGAACATGGCCAGCGCCACGGGCTGGGCGAGGAAGAGCACGGTTCGTGAAAGGGTGGCCGCCTTGCCGTACACCGCCAGCGCCTCCCCCTCCAGAAACCGCTTCGACATCATGATATCGCCGTGCATCAGGAGAAAGACGGCGCCCTGCCCCAGCAGTACCGGCCAGAGGTATCGGTAGATCGGGCCTGTGTCGTAATCGGGTATGGCGGTTGTTTCCCTGACCACGCGACGGAAGGGAATATTACCGATGGCGAGACTCAGGAAGGTCGCGAGAAGGACGCCGGTCATAACCCCGTCGACGCTCCCTCCCCACCAGACGATCAGCGCGCAGAGCAGCAGTCTGAAAAAACCGCTGCTGAAATTGGAGGCGGCCAGCCAGCCGAAATTCCGGGAACCCTGGAGGGCGCCGCCGATGATCGGCCGGTAGAGCATCAGCACTGCGATAGTTCCGAGCAGGATGATCGACCAGATGCTCGGCGCCTCGAAAAGCCGTCGCAACCAGGGTGAGAACAGGATCCAGGCCGCGAGCCCTCCGCACGCCCAGAAGCTGACCCGCCGCATGGCGCGCTTGAAAATGGTAACCCATACCTGAACCGCGTTCTGGTGCGCGTGCTCGGCGATGTAGCGCGCGATCGTAATCTGCATCGCGGCCGCGGGCAGCCCCAGCACACTGAGCAGGCCGAGCAACGCGACGACGGCTGCGTAGTCCACCCCCGGCATCATTCGGCCCAGCACCACGTGCACGAGCAGATAGAAAAAACCCGTCACGGCTCCGGTACCGATCAGCAGCCCGCTGTCCCATGCAAACCGATACCGGTCGCGCAGATTCTTCACAAACCCGATCATTCCGTGGCCTTCCGCTGATCCGCTTCGAGCCAGTGCGATAAGTCGCGCCCCGTCAAATGCTCCAGCACCCCGACGTCCTCCCGATACACGCGGCAGAGCCGCCGACGCATCGCCTCCGACATACGCACGGGGCGAAGATTACGGCTCCGCAACCGCTCTATACACCCGGAGACGGTGTCCTCCGGCAAACCCGCCCGGATTATGAGATCTTTCAGCTTCAGTTTCCATGGCGACGGCTTGAAAAAAACTTTCTGGATCCATCGATTTACGGGAACCCCGGAACGGTTCAGTGCCGCGACATCGGGAGGGCGGAAAGCGGAATCGAGACCGAGCCATTCGTAGACGCCGGCTATCCAAGGGTCGAAACGTTGTATCATGTCCTCGAACAGTTCCACCCTCACCCGGGAAAAATGCTCCAGATAGGTTCGCACCGGATCCGCGTAATACCCCATCGCGATGTAATGCCGGTTCCAGGGAATCGCGTCGGCGCCTCCGCTGAGTTCCTGCTCGACCGCATCCTCGAACGTGCGCAGTTCGTTCATATCGCGCACATAATGCATGTAATTGGAATACGCCCGGTCCACCGGATTCCTGAGCAGAATCAGGATCCGCACGTCGCCCACCAGGTCACGGATCGTCGGCGCGGACTCGCGGTGCGTGTAAAGATAACTGCTCGCCACCTCGCCGGACACGGGCGCACGTTCACCGGAGACCCTTCCGAACAGCGCCCTGTATTCCGCTTCGGTATAGATCCGCCCCCGGAATCCGGGCAGCCTCCGCACGGCATCCCGGTTGAACAGATAGGTGTCCTTGGTGGGCACGTAACATCCGGGATGGGCACGAAGATAGCGATAGAGCGAGGTCGTTCCGCACTTCTCTCCGCCCGGCACGATAAAAGCAGGCGATGAAGGGCTCCCGGCGTTCATGACCCCCACCTCATGACCCGGCTCACCGCGCGGCCCAGCACCGGGACGAGAAAACGAAAGGGCGAATACACCAGCCTCAACCGCACCAGCGCCACGGCCATCTCCGTACTCGCCTTGCCCATCCGCAGCTTCGACCCCGCGGCGTCGCTCCAGGTGGTGGGGATCTCGCGGATCGTCCCGCCGGCGCGCCGTACCTGGTAGAGCAGATCGACGTCGAAGGCCCAGTTGGTCGTGCCGAGCTTCGGAAGCACCCGCTGCAGTGTCGCCCCGCGAAACAGTTTGGCCCCGCACTGGGTATCGTGGAGCGCGAGTCCGAACAGGAGCCGTACCAGCCCATTGAACACGCGCGACGCGGCGCGGCGCGAAAGGGGCTGTTTCGGCTCGACGCGCGAAGCCGGAAGCCAGCGGGAAGCGATGATCGCGTCCGCGTCGCCGATCCGGTCGACCAGATCCTGAAAGGCCTCCGGCGGCGTCGCGCCGTCGGCGTCCACAAACCCCACGAGTTCCCCGCGCGCCTCGCGGAATCCCATCATCACCGCCCCGCCCTTCCCTACCCGGCCGGGTTCGATCAGAATTTTTATCTGCGGATACTGCTTTCCCGCTTCGCGCGCCACCTCCGCCGTGCGGTCGGTCGAGCCGTTGACGCACACGATCAGTTCGACATCATCGCCGTACCGCGGCGAGAAGTACGAGGCATACCGCTCCAGCGCCGGCCCGAGCCTGCACTCCTCATTGAACGCCGGTATGATGATGGAGAGTTTCATCCTCGATCCATATACGATCTATGCTTCCCGCCGCGTCAGCAGCATGACCAGTCCCGCCAGCGCACCGTAGGTCGACGCGGCCAGCGCCATGGCCACCTGGCCGGTCGTCTCGTGGAAGAGTGCGACCCCGGCAATAAATACCGCGGCGGCGCCTCCCACCCACAGAATGCACGCGAAACGATGCTGGGCGAGTTCATAATTGAGTAAAACGAAAATCAATCCCAGCGGCGCCATGGCCACGCAGACACCCCGGAGGAGCTGCACGAGCCCCGGAGCGGGGTCGATCACCCCGAACAGGATGCGGAGCGGTACGGCGGGGAACAGCGTCACCGCCGCCACGACGCCCGCGATCAGCAATCCGGTCAGCGCCAGGGCCTTGAACAGGGTCTTGCGGTCGGCCGCCGCACTCGCGCCGGTCGAGATCACCTTCGGGAACAGCGCGAACCCGACCGGCTGGCATAGAAAGACGATGATCCGCGCCACGGCCGAGGCGCGGGCGTAGTCGCCGAAATCGATCTCCGCCGGGAAGAACAGTTTGACCAGCACGTTATCGCCGTTCATCAGCAGCGCGTAGCCGAAAAGCGCCGCGAGCGAGAGCAGGAAATAACGGTTCGTCGCGACCGGCTTGCCGGGGTCGCCGGCGGGCGCGGGCAGCCGGCGCGCCAGTACCGCGCCGCCGATCGCGATGCACGCGACCATCCCCAGCAGGTGCGCCGTCAACCCGCCGGCCGCCGTCGCAAAACCCAGCCCCACCGCGATCCCCCCGAACAGGAGGCGGAGGAAGGTCCAGGCGTTCACCGTCACGCTCATCCAGAAGAAATGCTGCAGACCCTGCAGCACCCCGCTGAGCACCGGACGAAACGCCGCGACGAAAAGCACCGCCGCCAGCAGCGCCACCGGCAGGGCCGAATCGAGATACAGCGCCCGCCGGATCGGCCCGCCCGCCAGGAGCAGCAACAGGAGGAGGGGGCCGGCCACGAGTAAAACCCGTTTCAGCCAGCTCTGCAGCAGGCGACGTATCTCGTGCTCGCGGCCCTCCTTCTCCAGCCGGCCGCAGAAGTGGGCCAGCGTGCTCTGCAGCGCCATCAGCGGGACGGAAAAGACGAGAAACGCGCTGAGCATCGCCGCCAGGACCCCGTACTCCGCCCGCGAACAGGTCCGGCCCATGAGCAGGTGAAAGAGGAGATTCGCCACACTGCCCGCGTGCCCGACCCCCATCAGGATCAGGCTGTGATAGAGCAGGTGATCGCCGTCCCACCGGTCCCGCACGCGGCGGAGACGGCTTCTCATAGTTCCACGCGCCTTCCGTTCGTTCATCAGAGTTCCCAATAGGGTATCGCCTGGATGTTTTCGCCGAGCTGCATCCGCCTCCGACAACGGCACACGACAAACCCCCTGCGGGCCTGCGGTCCGGCGGTCGCGAGAAAGGTCCGCAGATGGCGCACATCCTTACCCGAAGGCCTGTCCGTCCACTTCACTTCGACCGGCATCTGTTCGCCGTCCAGTTCCACGATATAATCAATTTCCGTTCCACTCCGCGTCCGCAGGTGAAAAAGCCTGCCCCGGCCGAGATAGTGAAGCCTCTTGATCAACTCCTGCCCCACCCACTGCTCGAAAATCGCCCCCGCGTCATGGCGAATCGTCGACTCGGAAAAATCGAGGCGGGCGGCGGCATTGCGTACCCCGGTGTCCATGAAACACATCCGCGGGGTCGAACACAGACCCTTGCGTCGGCTGCTCGAAAAAGCCGGTATCCGGAACGCGATGAACATGTCCTCGAGAAGTTCGTAATAGGACCGGATCGTCGGGAGGGCCACACCGATCTGACGGGAGAGGCTCGACATGTTGACGATCGAACCCGATTCTGAAGCGGACAGCTCGAGGAACCGGACAAAGGCGCCCCAATCCCTCACCAGCATCTCGCGCCGAATCTCCTCCTCCAGGTATATCTGCGTGTAACTCCGGAGAAGTTCGCCCTTCATCTCGCGGGCCGCCTCGGCAATCCCCGGCAGATCCCCGAAAAGGAGCCGGTCTTCCAGCGATACGGGATCGAAACGAGGATTCGATGAATCCCGTTCCGTTTCAAACGGCACGGTCTCCCCGCCCGACCCCTCGGGAAACGGACGTTCCAGCGTGGTGAGC
It contains:
- a CDS encoding oligosaccharide flippase family protein, with protein sequence MIGFVKNLRDRYRFAWDSGLLIGTGAVTGFFYLLVHVVLGRMMPGVDYAAVVALLGLLSVLGLPAAAMQITIARYIAEHAHQNAVQVWVTIFKRAMRRVSFWACGGLAAWILFSPWLRRLFEAPSIWSIILLGTIAVLMLYRPIIGGALQGSRNFGWLAASNFSSGFFRLLLCALIVWWGGSVDGVMTGVLLATFLSLAIGNIPFRRVVRETTAIPDYDTGPIYRYLWPVLLGQGAVFLLMHGDIMMSKRFLEGEALAVYGKAATLSRTVLFLAQPVALAMFPRAVTSARRAIFFAPFLFALLSSLAAAVLIALVPAVPMRLMYGIDGGAYLDCARLYVWAALPISLVGIVSKYLWARHLTGRTLGLLPLVTGYLMALFAFHETPRQMIACVAAGGWLSIAFLMISMFGGRGKRILQKEARS
- a CDS encoding sulfotransferase family protein, which codes for MNAGSPSSPAFIVPGGEKCGTTSLYRYLRAHPGCYVPTKDTYLFNRDAVRRLPGFRGRIYTEAEYRALFGRVSGERAPVSGEVASSYLYTHRESAPTIRDLVGDVRILILLRNPVDRAYSNYMHYVRDMNELRTFEDAVEQELSGGADAIPWNRHYIAMGYYADPVRTYLEHFSRVRVELFEDMIQRFDPWIAGVYEWLGLDSAFRPPDVAALNRSGVPVNRWIQKVFFKPSPWKLKLKDLIIRAGLPEDTVSGCIERLRSRNLRPVRMSEAMRRRLCRVYREDVGVLEHLTGRDLSHWLEADQRKATE
- a CDS encoding dolichyl-phosphate beta-glucosyltransferase; this translates as MKLSIIIPAFNEECRLGPALERYASYFSPRYGDDVELIVCVNGSTDRTAEVAREAGKQYPQIKILIEPGRVGKGGAVMMGFREARGELVGFVDADGATPPEAFQDLVDRIGDADAIIASRWLPASRVEPKQPLSRRAASRVFNGLVRLLFGLALHDTQCGAKLFRGATLQRVLPKLGTTNWAFDVDLLYQVRRAGGTIREIPTTWSDAAGSKLRMGKASTEMAVALVRLRLVYSPFRFLVPVLGRAVSRVMRWGS
- a CDS encoding ATP-binding protein, translating into MKWRILEAGINRLREEPYVLILFGARQVGKSTLLRSAFSDADLWIDLSSPAERSAYLASPEKFEQECRALGGGKRTTVVVDEAQSVPEIFNAVQHLYDEDASRWKFVLCGSSARRLRKTGANLLPGRAIYRRLVPLTTLERPFPEGSGGETVPFETERDSSNPRFDPVSLEDRLLFGDLPGIAEAAREMKGELLRSYTQIYLEEEIRREMLVRDWGAFVRFLELSASESGSIVNMSSLSRQIGVALPTIRSYYELLEDMFIAFRIPAFSSSRRKGLCSTPRMCFMDTGVRNAAARLDFSESTIRHDAGAIFEQWVGQELIKRLHYLGRGRLFHLRTRSGTEIDYIVELDGEQMPVEVKWTDRPSGKDVRHLRTFLATAGPQARRGFVVCRCRRRMQLGENIQAIPYWEL